In one window of Tursiops truncatus isolate mTurTru1 chromosome 5, mTurTru1.mat.Y, whole genome shotgun sequence DNA:
- the IDUA gene encoding alpha-L-iduronidase isoform X8 produces MRPPRPRAALLALLAASLAAAEVPHLVRVDAARALRPLQPFWRSTGFCPPLPHSQADRYDLSWDQQLNLAYVGAVPHGGMEQVRTHWLLDLITARGSARQGLSYNFTHLDRYLDLLRENQLVPGFELMGSPSGRFTDFEDEQQVFEWKNLVSLLARRYIGRYGLKHVSKWNFETWNEPDHHDFDNVSMTLQGGQAGLLGSCGSERGWQPPLRRGGVDSVSLPPRLLELLRRLLRGSASRQLGSAPGRPRRLLPPAAALPALLGPPGALPQRHQLLHRGGGREAGLHRPPQEGQARDPRPSVRPRPQPSAYAGVPRTRQPQNARLLPAAPPPLRGGLGGCSGGASAQGAGSSIYILEQEAAVVRQIQRLFPKFADTPVYNDEADPLVGWSLPQPWRADVTYAAMVVKVIAQHQNLLVANSSSSVRYALLSNDNAFLSYHPHPFSQRTLTARFQVNNTRPPHVQLLRKPVLTAMALLALLDGEQLWAEVSRDGTVLDSNHTVGVLASTHHPMGPADAWRATVLVYASDDTRAHANRSVPLTLSLYGVPPGPGSGGRDAAPFSQQRPPDAAPRASSALALAGARVRAPGGAAGAGDPAPRSPLDPRAAAFGLVR; encoded by the exons ATGCGCCCACCTCGCCCCCGTGCCGCGCTGCTCGCGCTCCTGGCCGCGTCCCTCGCGGCCGCCGAGGTTCCGCACCTGGTGCGCGTGGACGCGGCCCGCGCGCTGCGTCCCCTGCAGCCCTTCTGGAGGAGCACCGGTTTCTG TCCCCCACTGCCGCACAGCCAGGCTGACCGGTATGACCTCAGCTGGGACCAGCAGCTCAACCTGGCCTACGTGGGTGCCGTCCCTCATGGTGGCATGGAACAGGTTCGGACCCACTGGCTGCTGGACCTCATCACGGCCAG GGGGTCAGCCAGGCAGGGCCTGAGCTACAACTTCACCCACCTGGACCGCTACCTGGACCTTCTCAGGGAGAACCAGCTCGTCCCAG GCTTTGAGCTGATGGGCAGCCCCTCCGGACGCTTCACTGACTTCGAGGACGAGCAGCAGGTGTTCGAGTGGAAGAACCTGGTTTCCCTCCTGGCCAGGAGATACATCG GTAGGTACGGCCTCAAGCACGTTTCCAAGTGGAATTTCGAGACGTGGAACGAGCCGGACCACCACGACTTTGACAACGTGTCCATGACCTTGCAAGGTGGGCAGGCCGGCCTCCTGGGGTCCTGCGGATCTGAGAGGGGGTGGCAGCCGCCCCTCCGGCGCGGGGGTGTGGACTCGGTGTCCCTCCCGCCCAGGCTTCTTGAACTACTACGACGCCTGCTCCGAGGGTCTGCGAGCCGCCAGCTCGGCTCTGCGCCTGGGCGGCCCCGGAGACTCCTTCCACCCGCTGCCGCGCTCCCCGCTCTGCTGGGGCCTCCTGGAGCACTGCCACAACGGCACCAACTTCTTCACCGGGGAGGTGGGCGTGAGGCTGGACTACATCGCCCTCCACAAGAAGGTCAAGCCCGGGATCCCCGCCCTTCCGTCCGTCCCCGCCCCCAACCCAGCGCCTACGCGGGGGTCCCCCGCACGCGGCAACCCCAGAATGCCCGCCTGCTGCCTGCAGCCCCGCCGCCCCTCCGCGGCGGTCTCGGGGGTTGCTCAGGCGGGGCCTCTGCGCAGGGCGCGGGCAGCTCCATCTACATCCTGGAGCAGGAGGCGGCGGTCGTGCGGCAGATACAGCGGCTCTTCCCCAAGTTCGCGGACACCCCCGTTTACAACGACGAGGCCGACCCGCTGGTGGGCTGGTCCCTGCCGCAGCCCTGGAGGGCCGACGTGACCTACGCTGCCATGGTCGTGAAG GTCATCGCACAGCACCAGAACCTGCTGGTGGCCAACAGCAGCTCCTCCGTCCGCTACGCGCTCCTAAGCAACGACAACGCCTTCCTGAGTTACCACCCGCACCCCTTCTCTCAACGCACGCTCACTGCGCGCTTCCAGGTCAACAACACGCGCCCGCCGCACGTGCAGCTGCTGCGCAAGCCGGTGCTCACGGCGATGGCCCTGCTGGCCCTGCTGG ACGGCGAGCAGCTCTGGGCTGAGGTGTCGCGGGACGGGACGGTGCTGGACAGCAACCACACGGTGGGCGTCCTGGCCAGCACCCACCACCCCATGGGCCCCGCCGATGCCTGGCGCGCCACGGTGCTGGTCTACGCGAGCGACGACACCCGCGCCCATGCCAACCGCAGCGTACCCTTGACTCTGAGCCTGTACGGGGTGCCCCCGGGTCCGG GATCCGGCGGCCGTGATGCCGCTCCCTTTTCCCAGCAGCGGCCGCCTGACGCTGCGCCCAGAGCTTCCTCTGCCCTCGCTCTGGCTGGTGCACGTGTGCGCGCGCCCGGAGGAGCCGCCGGGGCAG GTGACCCGGCTCCGCGCTCTCCCCTTGACCCGCGGGCAGCTGCTTTTGGTCTGGTCCGATGA
- the IDUA gene encoding alpha-L-iduronidase isoform X2, producing MRPPRPRAALLALLAASLAAAEVPHLVRVDAARALRPLQPFWRSTGFCPPLPHSQADRYDLSWDQQLNLAYVGAVPHGGMEQVRTHWLLDLITARGSARQGLSYNFTHLDRYLDLLRENQLVPGFELMGSPSGRFTDFEDEQQVFEWKNLVSLLARRYIGRYGLKHVSKWNFETWNEPDHHDFDNVSMTLQGGQAGLLGSCGSERGWQPPLRRGGVDSVSLPPRLLELLRRLLRGSASRQLGSAPGRPRRLLPPAAALPALLGPPGALPQRHQLLHRGGGREAGLHRPPQEGQARDPRPSVRPRPQPSAYAGVPRTRQPQNARLLPAAPPPLRGGLGGCSGGASAQGAGSSIYILEQEAAVVRQIQRLFPKFADTPVYNDEADPLVGWSLPQPWRADVTYAAMVVKVIAQHQNLLVANSSSSVRYALLSNDNAFLSYHPHPFSQRTLTARFQVNNTRPPHVQLLRKPVLTAMALLALLDGEQLWAEVSRDGTVLDSNHTVGVLASTHHPMGPADAWRATVLVYASDDTRAHANRSVPLTLSLYGVPPGPGSGGRDAAPFSQQRPPDAAPRASSALALAGARVRAPGGAAGAGACGPTRSSSPRRVWCTCPSTGSLRPLTSSCSAQTRLLSPAPTGFVLWTTGPDQAPSRAPCGTWGSPPREGHCCPATGPVLTVSLGGQKPCWARVPSAGHPLCLSPPAPHSPP from the exons ATGCGCCCACCTCGCCCCCGTGCCGCGCTGCTCGCGCTCCTGGCCGCGTCCCTCGCGGCCGCCGAGGTTCCGCACCTGGTGCGCGTGGACGCGGCCCGCGCGCTGCGTCCCCTGCAGCCCTTCTGGAGGAGCACCGGTTTCTG TCCCCCACTGCCGCACAGCCAGGCTGACCGGTATGACCTCAGCTGGGACCAGCAGCTCAACCTGGCCTACGTGGGTGCCGTCCCTCATGGTGGCATGGAACAGGTTCGGACCCACTGGCTGCTGGACCTCATCACGGCCAG GGGGTCAGCCAGGCAGGGCCTGAGCTACAACTTCACCCACCTGGACCGCTACCTGGACCTTCTCAGGGAGAACCAGCTCGTCCCAG GCTTTGAGCTGATGGGCAGCCCCTCCGGACGCTTCACTGACTTCGAGGACGAGCAGCAGGTGTTCGAGTGGAAGAACCTGGTTTCCCTCCTGGCCAGGAGATACATCG GTAGGTACGGCCTCAAGCACGTTTCCAAGTGGAATTTCGAGACGTGGAACGAGCCGGACCACCACGACTTTGACAACGTGTCCATGACCTTGCAAGGTGGGCAGGCCGGCCTCCTGGGGTCCTGCGGATCTGAGAGGGGGTGGCAGCCGCCCCTCCGGCGCGGGGGTGTGGACTCGGTGTCCCTCCCGCCCAGGCTTCTTGAACTACTACGACGCCTGCTCCGAGGGTCTGCGAGCCGCCAGCTCGGCTCTGCGCCTGGGCGGCCCCGGAGACTCCTTCCACCCGCTGCCGCGCTCCCCGCTCTGCTGGGGCCTCCTGGAGCACTGCCACAACGGCACCAACTTCTTCACCGGGGAGGTGGGCGTGAGGCTGGACTACATCGCCCTCCACAAGAAGGTCAAGCCCGGGATCCCCGCCCTTCCGTCCGTCCCCGCCCCCAACCCAGCGCCTACGCGGGGGTCCCCCGCACGCGGCAACCCCAGAATGCCCGCCTGCTGCCTGCAGCCCCGCCGCCCCTCCGCGGCGGTCTCGGGGGTTGCTCAGGCGGGGCCTCTGCGCAGGGCGCGGGCAGCTCCATCTACATCCTGGAGCAGGAGGCGGCGGTCGTGCGGCAGATACAGCGGCTCTTCCCCAAGTTCGCGGACACCCCCGTTTACAACGACGAGGCCGACCCGCTGGTGGGCTGGTCCCTGCCGCAGCCCTGGAGGGCCGACGTGACCTACGCTGCCATGGTCGTGAAG GTCATCGCACAGCACCAGAACCTGCTGGTGGCCAACAGCAGCTCCTCCGTCCGCTACGCGCTCCTAAGCAACGACAACGCCTTCCTGAGTTACCACCCGCACCCCTTCTCTCAACGCACGCTCACTGCGCGCTTCCAGGTCAACAACACGCGCCCGCCGCACGTGCAGCTGCTGCGCAAGCCGGTGCTCACGGCGATGGCCCTGCTGGCCCTGCTGG ACGGCGAGCAGCTCTGGGCTGAGGTGTCGCGGGACGGGACGGTGCTGGACAGCAACCACACGGTGGGCGTCCTGGCCAGCACCCACCACCCCATGGGCCCCGCCGATGCCTGGCGCGCCACGGTGCTGGTCTACGCGAGCGACGACACCCGCGCCCATGCCAACCGCAGCGTACCCTTGACTCTGAGCCTGTACGGGGTGCCCCCGGGTCCGG GATCCGGCGGCCGTGATGCCGCTCCCTTTTCCCAGCAGCGGCCGCCTGACGCTGCGCCCAGAGCTTCCTCTGCCCTCGCTCTGGCTGGTGCACGTGTGCGCGCGCCCGGAGGAGCCGCCGGGGCAG GTGCCTGTGGACCTACGAGATCCAGTTCTCCCCGGAGGGTGTGGTGTACCTGCCCATCAACAGGAAGCCTTCGACCTTTAACCTCTTCGTGTTCAGCCCAG ACACGGCTATTGTCTCCGGCTCCTACCGGGTTCGTGCTGTGGACTACTGGGCCCGACCAGGCCCCTTCTCGAGCCCCGTGTGGTACCTGGGGGTCCCCGCCCCGTGAGGGCCACTGCTGCCCCGCGACTGGACCTGTGCTGACCGTAAGCCTGGGTGGCCAGAAGCCATGCTGGGCCAGAGTGCCGTCAGCCGGTCATCCCCTCTGTTTGTCGCCTCCTGCCCCTCATTCACCCCCTTAA
- the IDUA gene encoding alpha-L-iduronidase isoform X6, whose product MEQVRTHWLLDLITARGSARQGLSYNFTHLDRYLDLLRENQLVPGFELMGSPSGRFTDFEDEQQVFEWKNLVSLLARRYIGRYGLKHVSKWNFETWNEPDHHDFDNVSMTLQGGQAGLLGSCGSERGWQPPLRRGGVDSVSLPPRLLELLRRLLRGSASRQLGSAPGRPRRLLPPAAALPALLGPPGALPQRHQLLHRGGGREAGLHRPPQEGQARDPRPSVRPRPQPSAYAGVPRTRQPQNARLLPAAPPPLRGGLGGCSGGASAQGAGSSIYILEQEAAVVRQIQRLFPKFADTPVYNDEADPLVGWSLPQPWRADVTYAAMVVKVIAQHQNLLVANSSSSVRYALLSNDNAFLSYHPHPFSQRTLTARFQVNNTRPPHVQLLRKPVLTAMALLALLDGEQLWAEVSRDGTVLDSNHTVGVLASTHHPMGPADAWRATVLVYASDDTRAHANRSVPLTLSLYGVPPGPEVVFVQLYMDNWLCSPYGEWRRLGRPVYPSAEQFRRMRAAEDPAAVMPLPFPSSGRLTLRPELPLPSLWLVHVCARPEEPPGQVTRLRALPLTRGQLLLVWSDERVGSKCLWTYEIQFSPEGVVYLPINRKPSTFNLFVFSPDTAIVSGSYRVRAVDYWARPGPFSSPVWYLGVPAP is encoded by the exons ATGGAACAGGTTCGGACCCACTGGCTGCTGGACCTCATCACGGCCAG GGGGTCAGCCAGGCAGGGCCTGAGCTACAACTTCACCCACCTGGACCGCTACCTGGACCTTCTCAGGGAGAACCAGCTCGTCCCAG GCTTTGAGCTGATGGGCAGCCCCTCCGGACGCTTCACTGACTTCGAGGACGAGCAGCAGGTGTTCGAGTGGAAGAACCTGGTTTCCCTCCTGGCCAGGAGATACATCG GTAGGTACGGCCTCAAGCACGTTTCCAAGTGGAATTTCGAGACGTGGAACGAGCCGGACCACCACGACTTTGACAACGTGTCCATGACCTTGCAAGGTGGGCAGGCCGGCCTCCTGGGGTCCTGCGGATCTGAGAGGGGGTGGCAGCCGCCCCTCCGGCGCGGGGGTGTGGACTCGGTGTCCCTCCCGCCCAGGCTTCTTGAACTACTACGACGCCTGCTCCGAGGGTCTGCGAGCCGCCAGCTCGGCTCTGCGCCTGGGCGGCCCCGGAGACTCCTTCCACCCGCTGCCGCGCTCCCCGCTCTGCTGGGGCCTCCTGGAGCACTGCCACAACGGCACCAACTTCTTCACCGGGGAGGTGGGCGTGAGGCTGGACTACATCGCCCTCCACAAGAAGGTCAAGCCCGGGATCCCCGCCCTTCCGTCCGTCCCCGCCCCCAACCCAGCGCCTACGCGGGGGTCCCCCGCACGCGGCAACCCCAGAATGCCCGCCTGCTGCCTGCAGCCCCGCCGCCCCTCCGCGGCGGTCTCGGGGGTTGCTCAGGCGGGGCCTCTGCGCAGGGCGCGGGCAGCTCCATCTACATCCTGGAGCAGGAGGCGGCGGTCGTGCGGCAGATACAGCGGCTCTTCCCCAAGTTCGCGGACACCCCCGTTTACAACGACGAGGCCGACCCGCTGGTGGGCTGGTCCCTGCCGCAGCCCTGGAGGGCCGACGTGACCTACGCTGCCATGGTCGTGAAG GTCATCGCACAGCACCAGAACCTGCTGGTGGCCAACAGCAGCTCCTCCGTCCGCTACGCGCTCCTAAGCAACGACAACGCCTTCCTGAGTTACCACCCGCACCCCTTCTCTCAACGCACGCTCACTGCGCGCTTCCAGGTCAACAACACGCGCCCGCCGCACGTGCAGCTGCTGCGCAAGCCGGTGCTCACGGCGATGGCCCTGCTGGCCCTGCTGG ACGGCGAGCAGCTCTGGGCTGAGGTGTCGCGGGACGGGACGGTGCTGGACAGCAACCACACGGTGGGCGTCCTGGCCAGCACCCACCACCCCATGGGCCCCGCCGATGCCTGGCGCGCCACGGTGCTGGTCTACGCGAGCGACGACACCCGCGCCCATGCCAACCGCAGCGTACCCTTGACTCTGAGCCTGTACGGGGTGCCCCCGGGTCCGG AGGTCGTCTTTGTCCAGCTGTACATGGACAACTGGCTCTGCAGTCCCTACGGCGAGTGGCGGCGCCTGGGCAGGCCCGTCTACCCCTCTGCTGAGCAGTTCCGGCGCATGCGCGCGGCCGAG GATCCGGCGGCCGTGATGCCGCTCCCTTTTCCCAGCAGCGGCCGCCTGACGCTGCGCCCAGAGCTTCCTCTGCCCTCGCTCTGGCTGGTGCACGTGTGCGCGCGCCCGGAGGAGCCGCCGGGGCAG GTGACCCGGCTCCGCGCTCTCCCCTTGACCCGCGGGCAGCTGCTTTTGGTCTGGTCCGATGAGCGTGTGGGCTCCAA GTGCCTGTGGACCTACGAGATCCAGTTCTCCCCGGAGGGTGTGGTGTACCTGCCCATCAACAGGAAGCCTTCGACCTTTAACCTCTTCGTGTTCAGCCCAG ACACGGCTATTGTCTCCGGCTCCTACCGGGTTCGTGCTGTGGACTACTGGGCCCGACCAGGCCCCTTCTCGAGCCCCGTGTGGTACCTGGGGGTCCCCGCCCCGTGA